A single genomic interval of Novosphingobium ginsenosidimutans harbors:
- a CDS encoding toxic anion resistance protein, producing MASTPTSTETAAPTITLTPPDPVPVVAPEQAVGLVPVADDAKSKLDQRVDAFVNDLLASDANSPEFGKKVDQITNMGRKEIMAAAGMSNRFLDRPVRAMDKDSGVGANLAELRRTVEQLDPGKQGKLSKGRKILGIIPFGNSLKRYFHSYESAQGHIQAVLGHLSSGKDELLMDNAAIDVERQKLWEAMGALEQMIHISRALDTKLEEKAADLDATDPAKAKAIRETALFYVRQRTQDLLTQMAVTVQGYLALDLVKKNNIELVKGVDRASTTTVAALRTAVTVAQAMANQRLVLQQVTALNETTAGLIDSTGTLLRDQTGKIHEMAASSTIPLETLQRAFQNIYDTMDNIDTFKVKALENMKQTVTTLTAEVEKSKGYIARAEGAAQAAKAADAPSLLSLEG from the coding sequence ATGGCCAGCACGCCAACTTCGACCGAGACTGCCGCCCCGACGATCACCCTGACGCCGCCTGATCCGGTACCCGTGGTTGCGCCCGAACAGGCGGTGGGTCTGGTTCCAGTGGCCGACGATGCCAAATCGAAGCTCGACCAGCGCGTCGATGCCTTCGTCAACGATCTGCTAGCCTCAGACGCGAACTCGCCCGAATTCGGCAAAAAGGTCGATCAGATCACCAATATGGGCCGCAAGGAAATCATGGCGGCCGCGGGTATGAGCAACCGCTTCCTCGACCGTCCGGTTCGCGCGATGGACAAGGATTCGGGCGTCGGCGCCAATCTGGCCGAACTGCGCCGCACGGTCGAACAGCTTGATCCCGGCAAGCAGGGCAAGCTTTCCAAGGGCCGCAAGATCCTGGGCATCATCCCCTTCGGCAACTCGCTGAAGCGCTATTTCCATTCCTATGAAAGCGCGCAGGGCCATATCCAGGCCGTGCTGGGCCACCTCTCGTCCGGCAAGGACGAGCTGCTGATGGACAATGCCGCGATCGACGTGGAGCGGCAGAAGCTGTGGGAAGCGATGGGCGCGCTGGAGCAGATGATCCACATCAGCCGCGCGCTCGACACCAAGCTGGAGGAAAAGGCCGCCGATCTCGACGCGACCGACCCGGCCAAGGCCAAGGCAATCCGCGAGACGGCGCTGTTCTATGTCCGCCAGCGCACCCAGGATCTGCTGACGCAGATGGCCGTGACGGTGCAGGGGTACCTGGCGCTGGACCTCGTCAAGAAGAACAATATCGAACTGGTCAAGGGTGTGGACCGCGCCAGCACCACCACCGTCGCCGCGCTGCGCACAGCCGTCACCGTGGCCCAGGCCATGGCCAACCAGCGACTGGTATTGCAGCAGGTCACTGCGCTCAACGAGACCACCGCAGGCCTGATCGATTCGACCGGCACGCTGCTGCGCGACCAGACCGGCAAGATCCATGAGATGGCGGCATCAAGCACGATCCCCTTGGAAACACTGCAGCGCGCCTTCCAGAACATCTATGATACGATGGACAACATCGACACCTTCAAGGTGAAGGCGCTCGAAAACATGAAGCAGACGGTCACCACGCTGACGGCCGAGGTGGAGAAGTCCAAGGGCTATATTGCCCGCGCCGAAGGGGCCGCCCAGGCCGCCAAGGCGGCGGACGCACCCAGCCTGCTGAGCCTGGAGGGCTGA
- the secE gene encoding preprotein translocase subunit SecE, producing the protein MAKINPGEFMRQVQAEARKVVWPTRQETTTTAIFVGIMMLILALFFLSVDTVFGAIVSWLLSLA; encoded by the coding sequence ATGGCCAAGATCAATCCCGGCGAATTCATGCGCCAGGTTCAGGCGGAAGCACGCAAGGTCGTGTGGCCGACCCGGCAGGAAACCACGACCACCGCGATTTTCGTGGGAATCATGATGCTTATCCTGGCGCTGTTCTTCCTCAGCGTGGACACGGTCTTCGGCGCAATCGTCAGCTGGCTGCTCTCGCTCGCCTGA
- the aat gene encoding leucyl/phenylalanyl-tRNA--protein transferase, with product MHAPVPLQTIEPDLLMMAYRSGIFPMADARDDPEIFWVEPRRRAILPLDGFNCSRSLARTLRRGRFTVTCNADFGAVMQACAAPRRESGETWISDRIEASYRELHALGHAHSIECWQQGELVGGLYGVGFDRVFCGESMFSRVPDASKVALAWLVAALRRGGAELLDCQFMTDHLASLGAIEISQARYLALLRSAQRSIEGAAVLAAGVGVGAAEGEADGDGEGLALPAAFGALLGDAAEAGLSSSPGNFIAQSLTQTS from the coding sequence ATGCACGCGCCGGTGCCACTCCAGACCATCGAGCCAGATCTGCTGATGATGGCTTATCGCAGCGGGATCTTCCCGATGGCCGACGCACGCGACGATCCGGAGATCTTCTGGGTTGAGCCGCGGCGCCGGGCGATTCTGCCGCTTGATGGCTTTAACTGTTCGCGCTCGCTGGCCCGCACCCTGCGGCGCGGGCGCTTTACCGTTACCTGCAATGCCGATTTCGGCGCAGTGATGCAGGCCTGCGCGGCGCCGCGCCGCGAATCGGGTGAGACCTGGATCAGCGACCGGATCGAGGCGAGTTACCGCGAACTACACGCGCTCGGCCATGCCCATTCGATCGAATGCTGGCAGCAAGGGGAACTGGTTGGCGGGCTCTATGGCGTCGGGTTTGACCGGGTGTTCTGCGGCGAATCGATGTTCAGCCGGGTGCCCGATGCTTCGAAAGTGGCGCTGGCCTGGCTGGTCGCGGCGCTTCGGCGGGGAGGCGCGGAACTACTTGATTGCCAGTTCATGACCGATCACCTCGCCTCGCTAGGTGCGATCGAGATCAGCCAGGCCCGCTATCTGGCCCTGCTGCGCTCCGCTCAGAGATCGATCGAGGGCGCAGCCGTCTTGGCCGCTGGCGTTGGCGTCGGCGCGGCTGAGGGGGAGGCCGATGGCGACGGTGAAGGACTGGCGCTGCCCGCCGCCTTCGGCGCGCTGCTCGGCGATGCTGCGGAAGCGGGGCTGTCTTCCTCGCCCGGGAATTTCATCGCGCAGTCCTTGACCCAGACATCATAG
- the acs gene encoding acetate--CoA ligase, giving the protein MATVHPVPAEWAARAQITAEVYAEKYRAALETPETFWRAESARIDWIKPWTKLSQCSFDEASFGIEWFSDGTLNVSANCLDRHLAERGDVTAIIWEGDDASQQRRLTYRELHEEVCRMANALKALGAQRGDRVTIYMPMIPEAAVAMLACSRIGAIHSVVFGGFSPEALAGRIQDCDSNLVITADAGMRGGKLVPLKANVDEALLQCPGVGAVLVVQHVGNQVTVAAGRDHWWHEQRAAVLADCPYEEMGAEDPLFILYTSGSTGKPKGVLHTTGGYLTWAAMTHQYVFDYRPGEIYWCAADVGWVTGHSYVVYGPLANGATTVMFEGVPNYPTHSRFWEIVDRHKVEIFYGAPTALRALMREGDDWVKATSRQSLRLLGSVGEPINPEAWEWYWRVVGDGRCPIVDTYWQTETGACMMTPLPGAHALKPGAASFPMFGVVPQIVDGDGNVLPEEPGVAAEGNLCITQSWPGQMRTVWGDHERFFQTYFTTYRGKYFTGDGCKRDEDGYYWITGRVDDVINVSGHRMGTAEVESALVAHAKVAEAAVVGMPHEIKGQGIYAYVTLNAGEEPTDDMRKELVAWVRHEIGPIATPDVIHFAPALPKTRSGKIMRRILRKIAEGDVSNLGDTSTLADPSVVDSLLTSGR; this is encoded by the coding sequence ATGGCCACTGTCCACCCCGTCCCAGCCGAATGGGCCGCCCGCGCGCAGATCACGGCGGAGGTCTATGCCGAGAAGTACCGCGCCGCGCTGGAAACGCCCGAAACGTTCTGGCGCGCGGAGTCGGCCCGGATCGACTGGATCAAGCCGTGGACCAAGCTGAGCCAGTGCTCCTTTGACGAGGCCAGCTTCGGGATCGAATGGTTCTCCGACGGCACGCTCAATGTCTCGGCCAATTGCCTTGATCGCCACCTGGCCGAACGCGGCGATGTCACTGCGATCATCTGGGAAGGTGACGATGCCAGCCAGCAGCGCCGCCTGACCTACCGCGAGCTGCACGAAGAAGTCTGCCGCATGGCCAATGCGCTGAAGGCGCTGGGCGCCCAGCGCGGCGACCGGGTGACGATCTACATGCCGATGATCCCGGAGGCGGCTGTAGCGATGCTGGCCTGTTCGCGGATCGGGGCGATCCACTCAGTCGTCTTCGGCGGCTTCAGCCCCGAGGCGCTGGCCGGCCGGATCCAGGACTGCGACAGCAACCTCGTCATCACGGCCGACGCCGGGATGCGCGGCGGCAAGCTGGTGCCCTTGAAGGCCAATGTCGACGAAGCCTTGTTGCAGTGCCCAGGGGTTGGCGCAGTGCTGGTGGTCCAGCATGTCGGCAATCAGGTCACCGTGGCGGCGGGCCGCGATCACTGGTGGCATGAGCAGCGCGCGGCGGTTTTGGCCGATTGCCCTTACGAGGAAATGGGCGCGGAAGATCCGCTATTCATCCTCTATACCTCAGGCTCTACCGGTAAGCCCAAGGGCGTGCTCCACACCACTGGCGGCTACCTGACCTGGGCGGCGATGACCCACCAGTACGTGTTCGATTACCGCCCGGGTGAAATCTATTGGTGCGCGGCCGATGTGGGCTGGGTCACGGGGCACAGCTATGTCGTCTATGGCCCGCTGGCCAATGGGGCGACGACGGTGATGTTCGAAGGCGTGCCGAACTATCCCACCCACAGCCGCTTCTGGGAAATCGTCGACCGGCACAAGGTTGAGATCTTCTATGGCGCGCCGACCGCCTTGCGAGCGCTGATGCGCGAAGGCGACGATTGGGTGAAAGCAACCAGCCGCCAGAGCCTGCGCCTGCTTGGCTCGGTCGGCGAGCCGATCAATCCAGAGGCCTGGGAATGGTACTGGCGCGTGGTCGGCGATGGGCGCTGCCCGATCGTTGACACCTATTGGCAGACCGAAACCGGCGCCTGCATGATGACGCCGCTGCCTGGCGCCCATGCGTTAAAGCCCGGCGCGGCCAGCTTCCCGATGTTCGGCGTGGTGCCGCAGATCGTCGACGGCGATGGCAATGTGCTGCCAGAGGAGCCGGGTGTCGCCGCAGAGGGTAACCTTTGCATCACCCAGTCCTGGCCGGGCCAGATGCGCACCGTCTGGGGCGATCACGAGCGCTTCTTCCAGACCTATTTTACCACCTATCGCGGCAAGTACTTCACCGGCGATGGCTGCAAGCGCGACGAAGACGGCTATTACTGGATCACCGGCCGGGTCGATGACGTGATCAACGTTTCGGGCCACCGCATGGGCACAGCCGAGGTCGAGTCCGCCCTCGTCGCCCACGCCAAGGTGGCCGAGGCGGCGGTCGTCGGCATGCCGCACGAGATCAAGGGGCAAGGCATCTATGCCTATGTTACTTTGAATGCCGGCGAGGAGCCGACCGACGACATGCGCAAGGAACTTGTTGCATGGGTGCGGCACGAGATCGGCCCGATCGCCACGCCCGACGTGATCCACTTCGCACCCGCCCTGCCCAAGACCCGCAGCGGCAAGATCATGCGCCGGATTCTGCGCAAGATTGCGGAGGGGGATGTCTCGAACCTGGGCGATACTTCGACGCTAGCCGATCCTAGCGTGGTCGACAGCCTGCTGACCAGCGGGCGCTGA
- a CDS encoding lipocalin family protein, whose translation MTNYRPIKIAVLAIASTALLAGCAALGPKHPVGNSAVPEPAKPVELSKYLGRWYEVARYEQSFQKGCEGVSADYALREDGKISVRNACRKPDGKISIANGKAKICDPVTNAKLKVSFFGPFYGDYWVLDRADDYSWAIVGEPSGRYLWLLARQATPAPDKIEAQIARAKALGYDTSMLIRTKQP comes from the coding sequence ATGACCAACTATCGCCCGATCAAGATCGCCGTCCTCGCCATTGCCTCAACCGCCCTGCTGGCCGGCTGCGCCGCACTGGGGCCCAAGCACCCCGTCGGCAACAGCGCCGTGCCGGAACCAGCCAAGCCGGTCGAGCTGAGCAAGTACCTGGGTCGTTGGTACGAGGTTGCCCGCTATGAACAGTCGTTCCAGAAGGGCTGCGAAGGCGTGAGCGCCGACTATGCCTTGCGCGAAGACGGCAAGATTTCAGTGCGCAATGCCTGCCGCAAGCCCGATGGCAAGATCTCGATCGCCAACGGCAAGGCCAAGATCTGCGACCCGGTCACCAATGCCAAGCTCAAGGTCAGCTTCTTTGGCCCGTTCTATGGCGATTACTGGGTGCTAGACCGTGCCGATGACTATTCCTGGGCAATCGTCGGCGAGCCGTCGGGCCGGTATCTCTGGCTGCTGGCGCGCCAAGCCACTCCCGCCCCGGATAAGATCGAGGCTCAGATCGCCCGCGCCAAGGCGCTGGGTTATGACACGTCGATGCTGATCCGCACCAAGCAGCCCTGA
- a CDS encoding regulatory protein RecX translates to MVPPSASRSARRPRERRPPKPLDKARLNELALAYLARFATSAAKLEAYLRRKLRERGWEGEGEPPVSALVERCVEAGYVDDAAYAHSKAGSLRRRGYGERRVDQSLGAAGIGADLREEVRGTASEARQAALALARKRRLGPFGPPPADRQAREKQIAILLRAGHRLDIARQVVEADTVAGLEVWAEEVD, encoded by the coding sequence ATGGTGCCCCCATCCGCCTCACGATCGGCCCGCAGGCCGCGCGAACGCCGCCCGCCCAAGCCGCTCGACAAGGCGCGGCTGAACGAGCTGGCGCTGGCCTATCTGGCGCGGTTTGCGACCTCGGCGGCGAAGTTGGAAGCCTATCTGCGCCGCAAGCTGCGCGAGCGCGGGTGGGAGGGGGAAGGCGAGCCGCCAGTGTCCGCGCTGGTCGAACGCTGCGTTGAGGCTGGCTATGTCGACGATGCCGCCTATGCCCACTCGAAGGCGGGCAGCCTGCGCCGCCGCGGCTATGGCGAGCGGCGGGTCGATCAGTCGCTCGGTGCCGCCGGAATCGGCGCGGACCTGCGCGAAGAGGTGCGCGGCACTGCGTCTGAAGCCCGCCAGGCCGCCCTGGCCCTGGCCCGCAAGCGGCGCTTGGGCCCGTTCGGACCCCCACCGGCCGATCGCCAGGCCCGCGAAAAACAGATCGCGATACTGCTGCGCGCCGGGCACCGACTGGACATCGCCCGGCAGGTGGTGGAAGCTGACACCGTGGCCGGGCTGGAAGTCTGGGCCGAGGAGGTAGATTGA
- a CDS encoding DUF2721 domain-containing protein, protein MIAQTIQLALAPVFVLVAIGNIMNLLSTRLGRIVDRSRELQKQHMATSGPEHDVVVIEIRAIATRIHLITRAIFLMVLSGLTIGLTVAVLFLEEFVAVRLQLVAAGLFLLAIALLMWALLLFLRETRVASAQLRIPKNLLELEREL, encoded by the coding sequence ATGATCGCCCAGACCATCCAGCTCGCTCTGGCCCCCGTCTTCGTGCTGGTGGCAATCGGCAACATCATGAACCTGCTTTCGACCCGGCTGGGGCGGATCGTCGACCGTTCGCGCGAGTTGCAGAAGCAGCACATGGCGACGAGCGGGCCCGAGCATGACGTCGTGGTGATCGAAATCCGCGCGATTGCCACGCGAATCCACCTGATCACCCGTGCCATTTTCCTGATGGTGCTGAGCGGCCTGACCATCGGGTTGACCGTGGCCGTGCTGTTCCTGGAGGAATTCGTCGCCGTCCGCCTGCAACTCGTGGCGGCCGGGTTGTTCCTGCTGGCAATTGCCCTGCTGATGTGGGCGCTGCTGCTGTTCCTGCGCGAGACGCGGGTCGCCTCGGCGCAATTGCGCATTCCGAAGAACCTGCTCGAACTGGAACGCGAGCTTTAG
- a CDS encoding fatty acyl-AMP ligase, with amino-acid sequence MTDAATLASAATAEGLVPTPNYDAHPRRYSDFATFGDAIDYAAQGQRGMNFHDPRGTLIRVYPFSELRRDAIDMAYRLIALGIGKGDRVALVAETGPDFAALFCGAVYAGAWPVPLPLPTSFGGKEGYIDQLAVQLQSSDPKVLFYPAEIAEMAGAAAKRQEALTGKCDGIAWEDFAQKPAVPCELPQASPDDICYLQYSSGSTRFPHGVAVTHEALLNNLSGHAHGMQFTQEDRCISWLPWYHDMGLVGCFLSMIANQVSADYLKTEDFARRPLAWLDLITRNKGVSCSYSPTFGYDICARRISSQSNVAERFDLSRWRIAGNGADMIRPDVMQNFVNAFAPAGFKASAFLPSYGLAEATLAVTLMPPGEGIRVELVEEERLSGTPRDLSRPARYRAIVNCGKAVKDMDLAIRNERGEALPDHHIGKVWCKGPSVMHSYFRDPESTAACLVDGWLDTGDMGYMVDGYLFIVGRAKDMIIINGKNHWPQDIEWAVEQLPGFNHGDIAAFSVESETGEEEVAVLVHCRVSDPVERQKLHDTIRDKVRSILGHPAIVELVPPRTLPRTSSGKLSRAKAKKQYLSGEIAPIKLAA; translated from the coding sequence ATGACTGATGCCGCCACTCTGGCGAGTGCCGCGACGGCCGAAGGCCTTGTGCCGACGCCCAATTACGACGCGCACCCGCGCCGCTATTCGGACTTTGCCACCTTTGGTGATGCGATCGACTATGCGGCGCAAGGACAGCGCGGCATGAACTTTCACGATCCGCGCGGCACCCTGATCCGGGTCTATCCCTTCAGCGAACTGCGCCGCGATGCCATCGACATGGCCTATCGCCTGATCGCGCTGGGCATTGGCAAGGGTGACCGCGTGGCGCTGGTCGCCGAAACCGGCCCTGACTTTGCTGCCTTGTTCTGCGGCGCGGTCTATGCCGGCGCCTGGCCAGTGCCGCTGCCGCTGCCGACCAGCTTTGGCGGCAAGGAAGGCTATATCGACCAGCTGGCGGTCCAGCTGCAAAGTTCCGACCCCAAGGTGCTGTTCTATCCGGCCGAGATTGCCGAGATGGCGGGTGCCGCCGCGAAGCGCCAGGAAGCGCTGACCGGCAAGTGCGACGGCATCGCCTGGGAAGACTTTGCCCAGAAGCCCGCCGTGCCGTGCGAGCTGCCGCAGGCCAGCCCGGACGACATCTGCTATCTGCAATATTCCAGCGGCTCGACCCGCTTCCCGCATGGCGTGGCAGTGACGCACGAGGCGCTGCTCAACAATCTGAGCGGCCATGCCCACGGCATGCAGTTCACGCAGGAAGACCGCTGCATCTCGTGGCTGCCGTGGTACCACGACATGGGCCTGGTCGGCTGCTTCCTGTCGATGATCGCCAACCAGGTTTCGGCCGATTACCTCAAGACCGAGGATTTCGCCCGCCGTCCGCTGGCCTGGCTGGACCTTATCACCCGCAACAAGGGCGTCTCGTGCAGTTATTCGCCAACCTTCGGCTATGATATCTGCGCCCGCCGCATCTCGAGCCAGAGCAACGTTGCCGAACGCTTCGACCTGTCGCGTTGGCGGATCGCCGGCAACGGGGCTGACATGATCCGGCCCGACGTGATGCAGAACTTCGTCAACGCCTTTGCCCCCGCCGGGTTCAAGGCGAGCGCCTTCCTTCCGTCCTATGGCCTCGCGGAAGCGACCCTGGCGGTCACGCTGATGCCGCCGGGCGAGGGGATCCGCGTCGAACTGGTCGAGGAAGAGCGCCTGTCGGGCACCCCCCGCGATCTCAGCCGCCCCGCCCGCTACCGTGCCATCGTCAACTGCGGCAAGGCCGTGAAGGACATGGATCTGGCGATCCGTAACGAGCGCGGCGAAGCCCTGCCCGATCATCACATCGGCAAGGTCTGGTGCAAGGGCCCGTCGGTCATGCACTCCTATTTCCGCGATCCCGAATCGACTGCAGCCTGCCTGGTCGATGGCTGGCTCGACACGGGCGACATGGGCTATATGGTCGATGGCTATCTGTTCATCGTCGGCCGCGCCAAGGACATGATCATCATCAACGGCAAGAACCACTGGCCCCAGGACATCGAATGGGCCGTGGAACAGCTGCCGGGCTTCAACCATGGCGACATCGCCGCCTTCTCGGTCGAGAGCGAAACGGGCGAGGAAGAAGTCGCCGTTCTGGTGCACTGCCGCGTCTCCGATCCGGTTGAACGGCAGAAGCTGCACGATACGATCCGCGACAAGGTTCGTTCGATCCTGGGCCACCCGGCGATCGTCGAACTGGTCCCGCCGCGCACCCTGCCGCGCACCAGCTCGGGCAAGCTCAGCCGCGCCAAGGCGAAGAAGCAGTACCTCTCGGGCGAGATCGCCCCGATCAAGCTCGCCGCCTAA
- a CDS encoding energy transducer TonB, whose protein sequence is MDEDDLDLTPPRRVKLGVIVLVALLHLVAILALIRAFAPDFTAQAVETITKTFTVTITAPPPPPEPQAEPKPAGAAGESGKKAIPREVKAEQPKVDIAKVPAPRASSTGSADTSGARDSGSGTGAGGTGSGTGSGAGGNGQGGGASKPVHISGRIDRASDFPIPTGGREARIGKAVILALTISPEGRATGCRIYKSSGLPDTDEVTCRLAKERLRFKPALNAAGEPVTGTFYWQQKFFF, encoded by the coding sequence ATGGACGAGGACGATCTGGACCTCACCCCGCCGCGCCGGGTCAAACTGGGCGTGATCGTGCTGGTGGCGCTGCTGCATCTGGTCGCGATCCTGGCGCTGATCCGGGCCTTCGCGCCGGACTTCACCGCGCAGGCGGTAGAAACGATCACCAAGACCTTTACCGTCACCATCACTGCGCCCCCACCGCCGCCCGAGCCACAAGCCGAGCCGAAGCCCGCGGGAGCCGCTGGCGAGTCAGGCAAGAAAGCGATCCCGCGGGAGGTGAAGGCAGAACAGCCCAAGGTGGACATCGCCAAGGTCCCGGCACCCCGAGCCTCCAGCACGGGCAGCGCCGATACCTCGGGCGCGCGTGATAGTGGCAGCGGCACGGGCGCCGGCGGGACAGGTTCCGGCACGGGCAGCGGTGCCGGTGGCAACGGCCAGGGCGGCGGCGCGAGCAAGCCGGTCCATATCTCGGGCCGGATCGACAGGGCATCAGACTTCCCAATTCCGACCGGCGGGCGCGAGGCGCGGATCGGTAAGGCGGTGATCCTGGCGTTGACGATCAGTCCCGAAGGGCGCGCTACGGGCTGCCGGATCTACAAGTCGAGCGGGCTGCCCGATACCGACGAGGTCACCTGTCGGCTGGCGAAAGAACGGCTGCGCTTCAAACCGGCGCTCAATGCGGCGGGGGAGCCGGTGACCGGGACCTTCTACTGGCAGCAGAAATTCTTCTTCTGA
- a CDS encoding polyhydroxyalkanoic acid system family protein, which produces MRIAIPHSIGKDEARRRIRERSGEIANFVPGFASVSTNWQSEDKMDLTVGAMGQEMTGAIEVGESEVAFTVELPAALSFVEPMIRSQIEAKGRKLLS; this is translated from the coding sequence GTGAGAATCGCTATCCCCCACTCGATCGGCAAGGATGAGGCCCGCCGCCGCATCCGCGAGCGCTCGGGCGAGATTGCCAATTTCGTTCCGGGTTTCGCCTCGGTCAGCACCAACTGGCAGAGCGAGGACAAGATGGACCTGACAGTCGGCGCGATGGGCCAGGAAATGACCGGCGCGATCGAAGTCGGCGAAAGCGAAGTGGCTTTCACCGTCGAACTGCCCGCGGCATTGAGCTTCGTCGAGCCGATGATCCGCAGCCAGATCGAGGCCAAGGGCCGTAAGCTGCTGAGCTAA
- a CDS encoding DUF192 domain-containing protein translates to MRHLLFALLAATLVACSPGAGGAASAAAKVVHPESGLEVIPLTVTSASGTHSFKVEVARSAMEQARGLMFRTKLGPDEGMIFPMSPPRGASFWMRNTVISLDLIFIAPDGRISNIAAKAVPYDETPLLSIGAVKAVLEIPGGRAAELGIAPGDKVAW, encoded by the coding sequence ATGCGTCACCTGTTGTTCGCCCTGCTGGCCGCCACCTTGGTCGCCTGTTCGCCCGGGGCGGGCGGCGCGGCCTCTGCGGCGGCCAAGGTAGTCCATCCTGAATCCGGGCTGGAGGTGATCCCGCTGACCGTGACCAGCGCCAGCGGCACGCATAGCTTCAAGGTCGAGGTCGCCCGCTCCGCCATGGAGCAGGCCAGGGGGCTGATGTTCCGGACCAAGCTGGGGCCGGACGAAGGCATGATCTTTCCGATGAGCCCGCCACGCGGGGCTTCGTTCTGGATGCGCAACACGGTGATCTCGCTTGACCTGATCTTCATCGCGCCGGACGGGCGGATCAGCAACATCGCGGCCAAAGCCGTGCCCTATGACGAGACCCCGCTGCTCTCGATCGGCGCGGTTAAGGCGGTGCTTGAGATCCCCGGCGGCCGGGCCGCTGAACTCGGCATCGCGCCGGGGGACAAGGTCGCATGGTAG
- a CDS encoding NADH:ubiquinone oxidoreductase subunit NDUFA12, producing MGILGKIFTWWDGATIGTLFNSALTGEHVGTDAQGNRYYRSKKVRKDGPFAGTERRWVIYNGANDASRVPSEWHGWLHHSYDGVPESHLPPPRIWEVDYTPNATGTVQAYRPQGALERGGKRAAATGDYEAWSPDA from the coding sequence ATGGGAATCCTTGGCAAGATCTTCACCTGGTGGGACGGCGCGACGATCGGGACGCTGTTCAATTCTGCGCTGACCGGCGAGCACGTCGGCACCGATGCGCAGGGCAATAGGTACTATCGCTCGAAGAAAGTCCGCAAGGACGGCCCCTTTGCCGGGACTGAGCGCCGCTGGGTGATCTACAACGGTGCCAACGATGCCAGCCGCGTGCCGTCCGAATGGCACGGCTGGCTTCACCATTCCTATGACGGGGTGCCGGAAAGCCATCTGCCCCCGCCGCGGATCTGGGAAGTCGATTATACCCCCAATGCCACTGGCACGGTCCAGGCCTATCGTCCGCAAGGCGCGCTGGAACGCGGCGGCAAGCGCGCTGCGGCGACTGGGGACTATGAGGCGTGGAGCCCGGACGCCTGA